One Ensifer adhaerens genomic region harbors:
- a CDS encoding N5-glutamine methyltransferase family protein: MGVELELAPDVLVPREETELLGKRAVSILEGAPLDVTIIDMCCGSGNLAVGIAREIPSARVWGADLTDSTVALARRNVDRLGLGSRVFVRQGDLFAALESDDLQGKIDMVVCNPPYISTGRLEGDRAHLLDNEPREAFDGGPYGISIHQRLIRDALAFLKPGGWLLFEFGEGQDRQAAALLSRAKAYAPVTFASDRDGKPRVAIVQKIAGPAEAGAGEQAR, encoded by the coding sequence ATGGGTGTCGAACTGGAACTTGCGCCCGACGTCCTGGTTCCACGGGAAGAAACAGAGCTTCTTGGAAAAAGAGCCGTCTCAATCCTTGAAGGCGCCCCCCTCGACGTCACCATCATCGACATGTGCTGCGGTTCCGGCAACCTCGCCGTTGGTATCGCCAGAGAGATCCCGTCGGCGCGTGTCTGGGGCGCTGACCTGACGGACAGCACCGTGGCGCTTGCCCGCCGCAACGTCGATCGGCTCGGCCTCGGGTCGCGCGTCTTTGTCCGGCAGGGCGATCTTTTTGCGGCGCTCGAAAGCGACGATCTCCAGGGCAAGATCGACATGGTGGTCTGCAATCCACCCTATATCTCGACCGGCCGGCTGGAGGGGGACCGCGCGCATCTGCTCGACAACGAGCCGCGCGAGGCATTCGACGGAGGCCCCTACGGCATTTCCATACACCAGCGCCTGATCCGGGACGCCCTTGCCTTCCTGAAACCGGGAGGCTGGCTGTTGTTCGAGTTCGGCGAGGGCCAGGATCGGCAGGCGGCTGCACTTCTCTCACGGGCGAAAGCCTATGCACCGGTCACCTTCGCATCCGACCGTGACGGCAAGCCGCGCGTCGCCATCGTCCAGAAAATCGCCGGCCCGGCAGAGGCCGGCGCCGGAGAGCAGGCCCGATGA
- a CDS encoding lipopolysaccharide biosynthesis protein, which produces MASEGVKERAHKPFLSMIISYAASGGSLVIGSAAQLLTFAILARFLGVHEFSVFVAITAVANIAVHLCGLGAMECLVRRVARDRGMYPQMLGHNIILTSISGVLLVLLGAAVLPFFFTLSPDPAANVAVITLMLVTNIIFVRVIVLAEQIFLAHSNFASANKVVVGFALARTIAAALACIAFGVATVASWAVWQFVCHVIVALGCWRAVKGLGRPTYGIVREELPLGLYFSIPFILRAVRQNADLLVLSLVASAEVMSSYSVARRMLESSYLSVEALNRLIYPGSAKATAAGLHHAFERVRKVLFAATSISIAAAVAVFVLAPVLPYLFGKDYVSLVSFVRILCWVVVPLAMWSVAMEALGASGHHPARALVMGLGSVLGAALTAWATWYAPPTGTFISFYVIETAMVIVSWAVFLRFVRRDREQAGAASLSTGVVHGG; this is translated from the coding sequence ATGGCTTCGGAAGGTGTGAAGGAACGCGCGCACAAACCGTTCCTCTCGATGATCATATCCTATGCTGCATCCGGCGGCAGCCTTGTCATTGGCTCGGCTGCGCAGCTTCTGACCTTTGCGATCCTCGCGCGCTTTCTCGGCGTGCATGAATTCAGTGTCTTCGTCGCAATCACGGCCGTTGCCAACATCGCGGTTCACCTTTGTGGTCTCGGCGCGATGGAGTGCCTGGTGCGCCGTGTCGCGCGCGACCGGGGCATGTACCCGCAGATGCTCGGCCACAACATCATTCTGACCTCGATCAGTGGCGTGCTGCTGGTGTTGCTCGGCGCAGCGGTGTTGCCGTTCTTCTTCACGCTTTCGCCCGATCCCGCGGCCAATGTCGCGGTGATCACCTTGATGCTCGTGACCAACATCATCTTCGTGCGGGTCATCGTGCTGGCGGAGCAGATCTTTCTTGCGCATTCGAATTTTGCCTCGGCCAACAAGGTGGTCGTCGGTTTCGCCCTGGCGCGCACCATAGCTGCAGCGCTCGCCTGCATCGCCTTCGGGGTCGCGACGGTGGCCTCCTGGGCTGTTTGGCAGTTCGTATGCCATGTAATCGTGGCCCTCGGCTGCTGGCGAGCGGTCAAGGGGTTGGGACGCCCGACCTATGGCATCGTGCGGGAAGAGCTACCGCTCGGGCTCTATTTCAGCATCCCGTTCATCCTGCGCGCCGTCCGGCAGAACGCCGACCTTCTGGTCCTGAGCCTCGTGGCGAGCGCCGAGGTCATGTCCAGCTACAGCGTCGCGCGGCGCATGCTGGAGAGCAGCTATCTGTCGGTTGAGGCCTTGAACCGGCTGATCTATCCGGGTTCGGCAAAGGCAACGGCAGCCGGCCTGCACCACGCCTTCGAGCGCGTGCGCAAGGTTCTGTTCGCGGCCACCTCGATCAGCATTGCCGCGGCCGTTGCCGTTTTCGTGCTGGCGCCGGTGCTGCCCTATCTCTTCGGCAAGGACTACGTCTCCCTCGTTTCCTTCGTTCGCATCCTGTGCTGGGTCGTGGTGCCGCTCGCCATGTGGTCGGTGGCGATGGAGGCCCTTGGTGCGTCCGGCCACCATCCGGCGCGCGCTTTGGTCATGGGCCTTGGCAGCGTGCTTGGTGCGGCACTCACCGCCTGGGCGACCTGGTACGCACCGCCGACAGGCACGTTTATTTCCTTCTACGTGATCGAGACCGCGATGGTGATCGTCTCATGGGCGGTCTTCCTGCGCTTCGTGCGGCGCGATCGGGAACAGGCCGGCGCGGCCTCCCTGTCGACGGGGGTGGTGCATGGAGGTTGA
- a CDS encoding class I adenylate-forming enzyme family protein has protein sequence MRFEQFLIGNAARHAAKTALVTDRKRLSYGEFDDLSSRLAAALAKAGVKRNDRVLVFMDNCWEAAVSIFAILKAGATFSPINASTKADKLAYIIDDCEAAAILTQAKLMPVVADARAQSSGKADIFVASTAAPNGQSPAGAVPFEGCLSAEATPVPHGGIDVDLAMLIYTSGSTGRPKGVMMTHRNIDAASESITTYLRNEHDDIILNVLPLAFDYGLYQLLMAIRLGATLVLEKSFAFPHAIFERIREEGVTGFPLVPTMAAMILQMRDLEPGFLPSLRYLSNTAAALPPPHIARLRELFPGARLYSMYGLTECKRCTYLPPEELDRRPGSVGIAIPNTEAFVVNDEGSRVPPGVPGELVIRGPHVMQGYWRNDVATERMLRPGPNPWEKVLYTGDLFQTDEEGFLYFVGRKDDIIKTRGEKVAPKEVETVLHAHPGIAEAVVIGMPDPVLGHAIAALVVRTDPDLTDKDIIRHCTRHLEDFMVPKIIEFRTELPKTDTGKVSRRLAAETMEPAQ, from the coding sequence ATGCGGTTCGAGCAGTTTCTCATCGGCAATGCGGCAAGGCATGCGGCCAAGACGGCGCTGGTCACCGATCGCAAGCGCCTCAGCTACGGCGAGTTCGACGATCTGTCGAGCCGGCTGGCGGCCGCGTTGGCAAAGGCAGGCGTCAAGCGCAACGACCGCGTCCTCGTGTTCATGGACAATTGCTGGGAGGCGGCCGTCTCGATCTTTGCGATCCTGAAGGCGGGCGCGACCTTCAGTCCGATCAACGCCTCGACCAAGGCCGACAAGCTCGCCTACATCATCGACGACTGCGAGGCGGCTGCGATCCTGACGCAGGCCAAGTTGATGCCGGTGGTGGCGGACGCCCGGGCGCAGAGCAGCGGCAAGGCGGATATCTTCGTCGCATCGACCGCGGCGCCCAATGGCCAGTCGCCTGCCGGAGCGGTGCCCTTCGAGGGCTGCCTGTCGGCGGAGGCGACGCCGGTGCCGCATGGCGGCATTGACGTCGATCTGGCGATGCTCATCTACACATCGGGGTCGACCGGCCGCCCGAAGGGCGTGATGATGACCCACCGCAACATCGATGCGGCGTCGGAATCGATCACCACCTATCTGCGCAACGAGCACGACGATATCATCCTCAACGTGCTGCCGCTCGCCTTCGACTATGGGCTCTACCAGTTGCTGATGGCGATCAGGCTCGGGGCGACGCTGGTGCTCGAAAAGTCCTTCGCGTTCCCGCATGCGATCTTCGAGCGTATTCGCGAGGAGGGCGTCACCGGCTTCCCGCTGGTGCCGACGATGGCGGCGATGATCCTGCAGATGCGCGACCTTGAGCCGGGTTTCCTGCCGAGCCTGCGCTACCTCTCCAACACCGCCGCCGCCCTGCCGCCGCCGCATATCGCCCGCCTGCGCGAGCTTTTCCCGGGCGCACGACTCTATTCGATGTACGGGCTGACAGAGTGCAAGCGCTGTACCTACCTGCCGCCGGAGGAACTGGATCGCCGGCCGGGCTCCGTCGGCATTGCCATCCCCAACACGGAAGCCTTCGTCGTCAACGACGAGGGCAGCCGCGTGCCGCCGGGCGTTCCCGGCGAACTCGTCATCCGCGGGCCGCATGTAATGCAGGGCTACTGGCGCAACGACGTGGCGACCGAGCGCATGCTGCGGCCCGGGCCGAACCCTTGGGAGAAGGTGCTCTATACGGGCGACCTTTTCCAGACGGACGAAGAGGGCTTTCTCTATTTCGTCGGCCGCAAGGACGATATCATCAAGACCCGCGGCGAGAAGGTCGCGCCCAAGGAAGTCGAGACCGTGCTCCATGCCCATCCCGGCATTGCCGAGGCCGTCGTCATCGGCATGCCGGATCCGGTTCTCGGCCACGCGATCGCTGCCCTTGTGGTGCGCACGGATCCTGACTTGACCGACAAGGACATCATCCGCCACTGCACCCGCCACCTCGAAGATTTCATGGTGCCGAAGATCATCGAATTCCGCACCGAACTGCCGAAGACGGATACCGGCAAGGTCAGCCGCCGACTTGCCGCCGAGACGATGGAGCCTGCACAATGA
- a CDS encoding GumC family protein encodes MYRPDEAGKQGASQPAREQRAPVERGSLLDLLSSDLHEAKSGADGSATDRPAEVQHQSRDIPKASPHPADLVPPVSRAAGAPRDSYFPGLSGLSRIGVDDIIGWLRDGLIWIVLALVLCVGAALAYAMTATPRYTVYTDIVVDPSNLNVVSDDVFTTNPQRDAQLLEVESKLRILTSRNVLSRVITQMRLTEDPEFVKPSAFSSLKNLFSTKAEQQAGNELAAMRALSERVEARREERSFVVVMKVWSEEPAKAVTLSDAIVAAFEQELFQSAAESAGRVAQSLNARLDELRHNVTESERAVEDFRRKNGLQSTNDGQLVSNQLSNELNTQVLDAQQRFIQADTRYRQMNDAITQGRTASASEFESVNMTNLREQYNVLQQQIASMQRTYGERHPRLVNARSERANLESAMADEARRILDRAKADMDREQQAFSALRAKASDEKSNVFSDNEAQVQLRDLERDARAKAAIYETHLARAQQITERQQIDTTNVRVISRALPPNARSWPPRTVVLVAGGGFLGTILGISLALALGLWRYIRRPQPLAP; translated from the coding sequence ATGTATAGGCCGGACGAGGCCGGAAAACAGGGGGCCAGCCAACCGGCACGCGAGCAGCGTGCACCGGTCGAAAGAGGCTCGCTGCTCGATCTGCTCTCGTCAGACCTTCACGAAGCGAAGTCTGGCGCTGACGGTTCGGCAACAGACAGGCCCGCCGAAGTCCAGCATCAATCCAGAGATATTCCGAAAGCCTCGCCCCATCCGGCTGACTTGGTACCGCCCGTGTCCAGAGCGGCCGGCGCGCCTCGCGACAGCTATTTTCCCGGGTTGAGTGGCCTCAGCCGGATCGGCGTCGACGATATCATCGGCTGGTTGCGCGACGGGCTCATCTGGATCGTGCTGGCGCTCGTCCTGTGTGTGGGGGCCGCGCTCGCCTATGCGATGACGGCGACGCCCCGCTATACGGTCTACACCGATATCGTCGTCGATCCGTCCAACCTCAATGTCGTCAGCGATGACGTCTTCACCACCAATCCGCAGCGCGATGCGCAGTTGCTGGAAGTGGAAAGCAAGCTGCGTATCCTGACGTCGCGCAATGTGCTGTCGCGGGTGATCACCCAGATGCGCCTCACCGAGGACCCGGAATTCGTGAAGCCCTCGGCCTTCAGTTCGCTGAAGAACCTCTTCTCGACGAAGGCGGAGCAGCAGGCCGGAAACGAGCTTGCTGCCATGCGGGCCTTGTCGGAGCGGGTGGAAGCCCGGCGCGAAGAGCGGTCCTTCGTGGTGGTGATGAAGGTCTGGAGCGAAGAGCCTGCGAAAGCGGTGACGCTGTCGGATGCGATCGTCGCGGCTTTCGAGCAGGAGCTGTTTCAGTCCGCCGCCGAGAGCGCCGGTCGCGTCGCGCAGAGCCTCAACGCCCGGCTCGACGAGTTGCGCCACAACGTCACCGAATCCGAACGCGCGGTCGAGGATTTCCGCCGCAAGAACGGGCTGCAGTCGACCAATGACGGTCAGCTCGTGAGCAATCAGCTTTCGAACGAACTCAACACCCAGGTTCTCGACGCCCAACAGCGCTTCATCCAGGCCGATACCCGCTACCGGCAGATGAACGACGCGATAACACAGGGGCGGACCGCAAGTGCATCCGAGTTTGAATCCGTCAACATGACGAACCTGCGAGAGCAGTATAACGTGCTGCAGCAGCAGATCGCCTCCATGCAGCGCACCTATGGGGAGCGCCATCCCCGCCTCGTCAATGCGCGCTCGGAGCGTGCGAACCTGGAATCGGCCATGGCCGACGAGGCGCGCCGCATCCTCGATCGCGCCAAGGCGGACATGGACCGGGAGCAGCAGGCCTTTTCGGCCTTGCGCGCCAAGGCGAGCGACGAGAAGTCGAACGTGTTCTCCGACAACGAAGCCCAGGTGCAGCTGCGAGACCTCGAAAGGGACGCGCGCGCCAAGGCTGCCATCTATGAGACCCACCTGGCGCGCGCCCAGCAGATCACCGAACGCCAGCAGATCGACACGACCAATGTTCGCGTGATCTCGCGCGCCTTGCCGCCGAATGCGCGCAGCTGGCCGCCGCGCACCGTGGTTCTGGTCGCCGGCGGCGGTTTCCTGGGGACTATTCTCGGCATATCCCTCGCGCTTGCCCTCGGTCTGTGGAGATACATCCGTCGTCCGCAGCCCCTGGCGCCGTGA
- the nadE gene encoding NAD(+) synthase, translating into MNIRTTGGNGPFSAETLTIDHAAETDRIVSALRGQLRSMKKRGLVLGLSGGIDSSVSVALAVRAVGAKNVFCLFMPENDSDPESLRFGRLVAETFGVEAIVEDIGPILKAMGCYERRDAFIRELVPDYGDGWASKVVIANALEGEGYNISSLVVQSPEGVQSKHRMPPSVYLGVVAATNMKQRTRKQVEYYHADRLNFAVLGTPNRLEYDQGFFVKNGDGAADVKPIAHLYKSQVYALAAHLGVPAEVCRRPPTTDTYSLEQTQEEFYFSLPYDRMDLCLYGLNHGIEIEAVAKAAGLTVVQVERVWADIAAKRKATRYLHLGPQLVQPVEEIAGY; encoded by the coding sequence ATGAACATCAGAACAACCGGGGGCAATGGCCCGTTTTCGGCCGAAACCCTGACAATCGACCACGCGGCCGAGACCGATCGCATCGTTTCCGCCTTGCGCGGACAGTTGCGCTCCATGAAGAAGCGCGGTCTGGTGCTCGGGCTTTCGGGCGGCATCGACTCCAGCGTTTCCGTGGCGCTTGCGGTGCGCGCGGTCGGCGCCAAGAACGTCTTCTGCCTGTTCATGCCGGAAAACGATTCCGATCCGGAAAGCCTGCGCTTCGGCCGGCTGGTCGCTGAAACCTTCGGCGTCGAGGCGATCGTCGAAGACATCGGGCCGATCCTCAAGGCCATGGGCTGCTACGAGCGCCGCGACGCCTTCATCCGGGAACTGGTTCCGGACTATGGCGACGGGTGGGCCTCGAAGGTCGTCATCGCCAACGCGCTTGAGGGAGAAGGCTACAACATCTCCTCGCTGGTCGTTCAGAGCCCGGAAGGCGTGCAATCGAAACATCGCATGCCGCCCTCGGTCTATCTCGGCGTCGTTGCGGCCACCAACATGAAGCAACGCACTCGCAAGCAGGTCGAGTACTATCATGCCGACCGGTTGAACTTTGCCGTACTCGGCACGCCCAACCGGCTGGAATACGACCAGGGATTCTTCGTCAAGAACGGCGACGGCGCCGCCGACGTAAAGCCGATCGCCCATCTCTATAAGTCGCAGGTCTATGCGCTTGCCGCCCATCTCGGCGTTCCCGCGGAAGTTTGCCGTCGCCCGCCGACGACCGACACCTATTCGCTGGAACAGACGCAGGAGGAGTTCTATTTCTCCCTGCCTTACGACCGCATGGACCTCTGCCTTTATGGCCTCAATCACGGGATCGAGATCGAGGCCGTCGCCAAGGCGGCCGGCTTGACCGTGGTCCAGGTCGAAAGGGTCTGGGCGGATATCGCCGCCAAGCGCAAGGCGACGCGCTACCTGCATCTCGGGCCGCAACTGGTGCAGCCCGTGGAGGAAATTGCCGGCTATTGA
- a CDS encoding acyl carrier protein has product MTETIKDKVRAFVIENFLFGDTSYDLADGASLIENDIIDSTGVLELVAFIEDQFGIAMADADIVPANLDSLARISAFIEAKAGVPATA; this is encoded by the coding sequence ATGACGGAAACCATCAAGGACAAGGTCAGGGCCTTTGTCATCGAGAACTTCCTGTTTGGCGATACCTCGTACGATCTCGCCGACGGCGCCTCTCTGATCGAGAACGATATCATCGACTCGACCGGCGTTCTCGAACTCGTCGCCTTTATCGAAGACCAGTTCGGCATCGCCATGGCCGACGCAGACATCGTGCCGGCGAACCTCGATTCGCTCGCGCGCATCTCGGCCTTCATCGAGGCAAAGGCCGGAGTGCCGGCCACGGCCTAA
- a CDS encoding GNAT family N-acetyltransferase has protein sequence MGNVRAMEPRDIPAVSSMFTRIFRKREQEASAELQNYVETIFFGSPLYAPEHGSIVYDDGTGGIGSAILAIPMEFTVNGRRTVAKLLCAFMSEGKAGAVGAACLARAMRATRQDMCFSDNSSPVSADHWVAGGGVVLPIQSLDWRRSFRPFRAWGLTVGRQVRLLRSPMLSEPLALADRLLRRRRPRTKPDPVAGCTTHAIDPAAFVDLAEPMLQRFSVRPVWSRSEFDWLVTVARLNTPLGELLCREVRDESGRVIGAYLYFGKAGERATVLNVVCEAGREFAVTAQMFHALDAEGYALAVGSSQPFLMNAISRQRWLSFHHRGYFCMVTRHADLKDAAQRNDIYVGGLASESWSRLLTDF, from the coding sequence ATGGGCAATGTGCGCGCCATGGAACCCCGGGATATCCCAGCCGTCAGCAGCATGTTCACCCGGATCTTTCGCAAGCGGGAGCAAGAGGCGAGCGCGGAGCTTCAGAACTATGTCGAGACCATCTTCTTCGGCAGCCCGCTTTATGCGCCGGAACACGGCAGCATCGTCTACGACGACGGGACCGGCGGCATCGGCAGCGCCATTCTAGCGATTCCCATGGAGTTCACGGTCAACGGTCGCCGAACGGTGGCGAAACTTCTCTGCGCCTTCATGTCCGAGGGCAAGGCCGGTGCGGTCGGCGCCGCCTGCCTGGCGCGCGCCATGCGTGCGACACGGCAAGACATGTGTTTTTCCGACAACTCGTCTCCGGTCAGCGCCGATCACTGGGTCGCTGGTGGTGGCGTCGTGCTGCCGATCCAGAGCCTCGACTGGCGCCGCTCCTTCCGGCCGTTCAGAGCCTGGGGGCTGACGGTTGGCAGGCAAGTGCGCCTGCTCAGATCCCCGATGCTCTCCGAGCCGCTTGCGCTTGCGGACCGGCTTTTGCGCCGCCGCCGCCCGCGCACCAAGCCCGATCCCGTTGCCGGCTGCACGACGCACGCCATTGATCCCGCTGCCTTCGTCGATCTCGCAGAACCCATGCTGCAGCGATTTTCCGTCAGGCCGGTCTGGTCGCGCAGCGAATTCGACTGGCTGGTGACGGTCGCGCGACTGAACACGCCGCTCGGCGAGCTTCTCTGCCGCGAGGTCCGGGATGAAAGCGGGCGCGTCATCGGCGCTTATCTCTACTTCGGCAAGGCCGGCGAGCGGGCAACGGTGCTCAACGTCGTCTGCGAGGCCGGCCGTGAGTTCGCCGTCACCGCACAGATGTTCCATGCGCTTGACGCCGAGGGTTACGCGCTCGCCGTCGGCAGCTCGCAGCCGTTCCTCATGAATGCGATCTCGCGCCAGAGATGGCTGTCCTTCCACCATCGCGGCTATTTCTGCATGGTGACGCGGCATGCGGATCTGAAAGACGCGGCCCAGCGCAACGATATCTATGTGGGCGGTCTGGCATCGGAGAGCTGGAGCCGGTTGTTGACCGACTTCTGA